One segment of Pan paniscus chromosome 20, NHGRI_mPanPan1-v2.0_pri, whole genome shotgun sequence DNA contains the following:
- the U2AF1L4 gene encoding splicing factor U2AF 26 kDa subunit isoform X1 has product MAEYLASIFGTEKDKVNCSFYFKIGVCRHGDRCSRLHNKPTFSQTIVLLNLYRNPQNTAQTADGSHCHVSDVEVQEHYDSFFEEVFTELQEKYGEIEEMNVCDNLGDHLVGNVYVKFRREEDGERAVAELNNRWFNGQAVHGELSPVTDFRESCCRQYEMGECTRGGFCNFMHLRPISQNLQRQLYGRGPRHRLECKGAVLAQCNLCLPGSSNSPFSASQVAGIIGTCHHAWLIFLFLVEMGFHHVGQPGLELRTSGRPRGSILATIPERGTIGVPLITGMAASEALDPLPFTPNRDRCSWQDLSSKPPSLSCPILPRLPCAIM; this is encoded by the exons ATGGCTGAATATTTAGCTTCGATATTCGGGACTGAGAAGGACAA GGTTAACTGCTCTTTTTACTTTAAGATCGGGGTCTGCCGGCACGGGGACCGGTGCTCCCGGCTTCACAACAAGCCGACATTCAGCCAG ACCATAGTGCTGCTCAACCTGTATCGGAATCCACAGAACACAGCCCAAACTGCAGACGGATCACACT GTCATGTGAGCGACGTGGAGGTGCAGGAGCACTATGATAGCTTCTTCGAG GAGGTGTTCACAGAACTGCAGGAGAAGTATGGGGAGATTGAAGAGATGAATGTGTGCGACAACCTTGGGGACCACCTCGTGGGCAATGTCTATGTCAAG TTCCGGAGGGAGGAGGATGGAGAGCGGGCCGTGGCTGAACTCAATAACCGCTGGTTCAACGGGCAGGCTGTGCATGGTGAGCTGTCTCCTGTCACTGACTTCCGGGAGTCATGCTGTCGCCAGTATGAGATGGG GGAATGTACCCGAGGTGGCTTCTGCAACTTCATGCATCTGCGGCCCATTTCCCAGAACCTCCAGAGGCAGCTCTATGGGCGGGGACCCAGGCACAG gctggagtgcaaaggcgcggtcttggctcagtgcaacctctgcctcccaggttcaagcaattctcctttctcagcctcccaagtagctgggattataggcacctgccaccatgcctggctaatttttttatttttagtagagatggggtttcaccacgttggccagcctggtctcgaactccggacctcag GTCGCCCCCGAGGTTCCATACTGGCCACCATCCCCGAGAGAGGAACCATCGGTGTTCCCCTGATCACCGGCATGGCCGCTTCTGAGGCCCTGGACCCCTTACCCTTCACCCCCAACAGGGACAGATGTTCCTGGCAGGACCTCTCCTCAAAGCCCCCTTCACTCTCCTGCCCCATCCTTCCCAGGCTCCCGTGCGCCATAATGTAA
- the U2AF1L4 gene encoding splicing factor U2AF 26 kDa subunit isoform X10 — MAEYLASIFGTEKDKVNCSFYFKIGVCRHGDRCSRLHNKPTFSQEVFTELQEKYGEIEEMNVCDNLGDHLVGNVYVKFRREEDGERAVAELNNRWFNGQAVHGNVPEVASATSCICGPFPRTSRGSSMGGDPGTGRPRGSILATIPERGTIGVPLITGMAASEALDPLPFTPNRDRCSWQDLSSKPPSLSCPILPRLPCAIM, encoded by the exons ATGGCTGAATATTTAGCTTCGATATTCGGGACTGAGAAGGACAA GGTTAACTGCTCTTTTTACTTTAAGATCGGGGTCTGCCGGCACGGGGACCGGTGCTCCCGGCTTCACAACAAGCCGACATTCAGCCAG GAGGTGTTCACAGAACTGCAGGAGAAGTATGGGGAGATTGAAGAGATGAATGTGTGCGACAACCTTGGGGACCACCTCGTGGGCAATGTCTATGTCAAG TTCCGGAGGGAGGAGGATGGAGAGCGGGCCGTGGCTGAACTCAATAACCGCTGGTTCAACGGGCAGGCTGTGCATG GGAATGTACCCGAGGTGGCTTCTGCAACTTCATGCATCTGCGGCCCATTTCCCAGAACCTCCAGAGGCAGCTCTATGGGCGGGGACCCAGGCACAG GTCGCCCCCGAGGTTCCATACTGGCCACCATCCCCGAGAGAGGAACCATCGGTGTTCCCCTGATCACCGGCATGGCCGCTTCTGAGGCCCTGGACCCCTTACCCTTCACCCCCAACAGGGACAGATGTTCCTGGCAGGACCTCTCCTCAAAGCCCCCTTCACTCTCCTGCCCCATCCTTCCCAGGCTCCCGTGCGCCATAATGTAA
- the U2AF1L4 gene encoding splicing factor U2AF 26 kDa subunit isoform X6, protein MAEYLASIFGTEKDKVNCSFYFKIGVCRHGDRCSRLHNKPTFSQTIVLLNLYRNPQNTAQTADGSHCHVSDVEVQEHYDSFFEEVFTELQEKYGEIEEMNVCDNLGDHLVGNVYVKFRREEDGERAVAELNNRWFNGQAVHGNVPEVASATSCICGPFPRTSRGSSMGGDPGTGRPRGSILATIPERGTIGVPLITGMAASEALDPLPFTPNRDRCSWQDLSSKPPSLSCPILPRLPCAIM, encoded by the exons ATGGCTGAATATTTAGCTTCGATATTCGGGACTGAGAAGGACAA GGTTAACTGCTCTTTTTACTTTAAGATCGGGGTCTGCCGGCACGGGGACCGGTGCTCCCGGCTTCACAACAAGCCGACATTCAGCCAG ACCATAGTGCTGCTCAACCTGTATCGGAATCCACAGAACACAGCCCAAACTGCAGACGGATCACACT GTCATGTGAGCGACGTGGAGGTGCAGGAGCACTATGATAGCTTCTTCGAG GAGGTGTTCACAGAACTGCAGGAGAAGTATGGGGAGATTGAAGAGATGAATGTGTGCGACAACCTTGGGGACCACCTCGTGGGCAATGTCTATGTCAAG TTCCGGAGGGAGGAGGATGGAGAGCGGGCCGTGGCTGAACTCAATAACCGCTGGTTCAACGGGCAGGCTGTGCATG GGAATGTACCCGAGGTGGCTTCTGCAACTTCATGCATCTGCGGCCCATTTCCCAGAACCTCCAGAGGCAGCTCTATGGGCGGGGACCCAGGCACAG GTCGCCCCCGAGGTTCCATACTGGCCACCATCCCCGAGAGAGGAACCATCGGTGTTCCCCTGATCACCGGCATGGCCGCTTCTGAGGCCCTGGACCCCTTACCCTTCACCCCCAACAGGGACAGATGTTCCTGGCAGGACCTCTCCTCAAAGCCCCCTTCACTCTCCTGCCCCATCCTTCCCAGGCTCCCGTGCGCCATAATGTAA
- the U2AF1L4 gene encoding splicing factor U2AF 26 kDa subunit isoform X4 translates to MAEYLASIFGTEKDKVNCSFYFKIGVCRHGDRCSRLHNKPTFSQEVFTELQEKYGEIEEMNVCDNLGDHLVGNVYVKFRREEDGERAVAELNNRWFNGQAVHGELSPVTDFRESCCRQYEMGECTRGGFCNFMHLRPISQNLQRQLYGRGPRHRLECKGAVLAQCNLCLPGSSNSPFSASQVAGIIGTCHHAWLIFLFLVEMGFHHVGQPGLELRTSGRPRGSILATIPERGTIGVPLITGMAASEALDPLPFTPNRDRCSWQDLSSKPPSLSCPILPRLPCAIM, encoded by the exons ATGGCTGAATATTTAGCTTCGATATTCGGGACTGAGAAGGACAA GGTTAACTGCTCTTTTTACTTTAAGATCGGGGTCTGCCGGCACGGGGACCGGTGCTCCCGGCTTCACAACAAGCCGACATTCAGCCAG GAGGTGTTCACAGAACTGCAGGAGAAGTATGGGGAGATTGAAGAGATGAATGTGTGCGACAACCTTGGGGACCACCTCGTGGGCAATGTCTATGTCAAG TTCCGGAGGGAGGAGGATGGAGAGCGGGCCGTGGCTGAACTCAATAACCGCTGGTTCAACGGGCAGGCTGTGCATGGTGAGCTGTCTCCTGTCACTGACTTCCGGGAGTCATGCTGTCGCCAGTATGAGATGGG GGAATGTACCCGAGGTGGCTTCTGCAACTTCATGCATCTGCGGCCCATTTCCCAGAACCTCCAGAGGCAGCTCTATGGGCGGGGACCCAGGCACAG gctggagtgcaaaggcgcggtcttggctcagtgcaacctctgcctcccaggttcaagcaattctcctttctcagcctcccaagtagctgggattataggcacctgccaccatgcctggctaatttttttatttttagtagagatggggtttcaccacgttggccagcctggtctcgaactccggacctcag GTCGCCCCCGAGGTTCCATACTGGCCACCATCCCCGAGAGAGGAACCATCGGTGTTCCCCTGATCACCGGCATGGCCGCTTCTGAGGCCCTGGACCCCTTACCCTTCACCCCCAACAGGGACAGATGTTCCTGGCAGGACCTCTCCTCAAAGCCCCCTTCACTCTCCTGCCCCATCCTTCCCAGGCTCCCGTGCGCCATAATGTAA
- the U2AF1L4 gene encoding splicing factor U2AF 26 kDa subunit isoform X14, with protein MAEYLASIFGTEKDKVNCSFYFKIGVCRHGDRCSRLHNKPTFSQFRREEDGERAVAELNNRWFNGQAVHGNVPEVASATSCICGPFPRTSRGSSMGGDPGTGRPRGSILATIPERGTIGVPLITGMAASEALDPLPFTPNRDRCSWQDLSSKPPSLSCPILPRLPCAIM; from the exons ATGGCTGAATATTTAGCTTCGATATTCGGGACTGAGAAGGACAA GGTTAACTGCTCTTTTTACTTTAAGATCGGGGTCTGCCGGCACGGGGACCGGTGCTCCCGGCTTCACAACAAGCCGACATTCAGCCAG TTCCGGAGGGAGGAGGATGGAGAGCGGGCCGTGGCTGAACTCAATAACCGCTGGTTCAACGGGCAGGCTGTGCATG GGAATGTACCCGAGGTGGCTTCTGCAACTTCATGCATCTGCGGCCCATTTCCCAGAACCTCCAGAGGCAGCTCTATGGGCGGGGACCCAGGCACAG GTCGCCCCCGAGGTTCCATACTGGCCACCATCCCCGAGAGAGGAACCATCGGTGTTCCCCTGATCACCGGCATGGCCGCTTCTGAGGCCCTGGACCCCTTACCCTTCACCCCCAACAGGGACAGATGTTCCTGGCAGGACCTCTCCTCAAAGCCCCCTTCACTCTCCTGCCCCATCCTTCCCAGGCTCCCGTGCGCCATAATGTAA
- the U2AF1L4 gene encoding splicing factor U2AF 26 kDa subunit isoform X5, translating into MAEYLASIFGTEKDKVNCSFYFKIGVCRHGDRCSRLHNKPTFSQFRREEDGERAVAELNNRWFNGQAVHGELSPVTDFRESCCRQYEMGECTRGGFCNFMHLRPISQNLQRQLYGRGPRHRLECKGAVLAQCNLCLPGSSNSPFSASQVAGIIGTCHHAWLIFLFLVEMGFHHVGQPGLELRTSGRPRGSILATIPERGTIGVPLITGMAASEALDPLPFTPNRDRCSWQDLSSKPPSLSCPILPRLPCAIM; encoded by the exons ATGGCTGAATATTTAGCTTCGATATTCGGGACTGAGAAGGACAA GGTTAACTGCTCTTTTTACTTTAAGATCGGGGTCTGCCGGCACGGGGACCGGTGCTCCCGGCTTCACAACAAGCCGACATTCAGCCAG TTCCGGAGGGAGGAGGATGGAGAGCGGGCCGTGGCTGAACTCAATAACCGCTGGTTCAACGGGCAGGCTGTGCATGGTGAGCTGTCTCCTGTCACTGACTTCCGGGAGTCATGCTGTCGCCAGTATGAGATGGG GGAATGTACCCGAGGTGGCTTCTGCAACTTCATGCATCTGCGGCCCATTTCCCAGAACCTCCAGAGGCAGCTCTATGGGCGGGGACCCAGGCACAG gctggagtgcaaaggcgcggtcttggctcagtgcaacctctgcctcccaggttcaagcaattctcctttctcagcctcccaagtagctgggattataggcacctgccaccatgcctggctaatttttttatttttagtagagatggggtttcaccacgttggccagcctggtctcgaactccggacctcag GTCGCCCCCGAGGTTCCATACTGGCCACCATCCCCGAGAGAGGAACCATCGGTGTTCCCCTGATCACCGGCATGGCCGCTTCTGAGGCCCTGGACCCCTTACCCTTCACCCCCAACAGGGACAGATGTTCCTGGCAGGACCTCTCCTCAAAGCCCCCTTCACTCTCCTGCCCCATCCTTCCCAGGCTCCCGTGCGCCATAATGTAA
- the U2AF1L4 gene encoding splicing factor U2AF 26 kDa subunit isoform X3: MAEYLASIFGTEKDKVNCSFYFKIGVCRHGDRCSRLHNKPTFSQTIVLLNLYRNPQNTAQTADGSHCHVSDVEVQEHYDSFFEEVFTELQEKYGEIEEMNVCDNLGDHLVGNVYVKFRREEDGERAVAELNNRWFNGQAVHGELSPVTDFRESCCRQYEMGECTRGGFCNFMHLRPISQNLQRQLYGRGPRHRLECKGAVLAQCNLCLPEMGFHHVGQPGLELRTSGRPRGSILATIPERGTIGVPLITGMAASEALDPLPFTPNRDRCSWQDLSSKPPSLSCPILPRLPCAIM, translated from the exons ATGGCTGAATATTTAGCTTCGATATTCGGGACTGAGAAGGACAA GGTTAACTGCTCTTTTTACTTTAAGATCGGGGTCTGCCGGCACGGGGACCGGTGCTCCCGGCTTCACAACAAGCCGACATTCAGCCAG ACCATAGTGCTGCTCAACCTGTATCGGAATCCACAGAACACAGCCCAAACTGCAGACGGATCACACT GTCATGTGAGCGACGTGGAGGTGCAGGAGCACTATGATAGCTTCTTCGAG GAGGTGTTCACAGAACTGCAGGAGAAGTATGGGGAGATTGAAGAGATGAATGTGTGCGACAACCTTGGGGACCACCTCGTGGGCAATGTCTATGTCAAG TTCCGGAGGGAGGAGGATGGAGAGCGGGCCGTGGCTGAACTCAATAACCGCTGGTTCAACGGGCAGGCTGTGCATGGTGAGCTGTCTCCTGTCACTGACTTCCGGGAGTCATGCTGTCGCCAGTATGAGATGGG GGAATGTACCCGAGGTGGCTTCTGCAACTTCATGCATCTGCGGCCCATTTCCCAGAACCTCCAGAGGCAGCTCTATGGGCGGGGACCCAGGCACAG gctggagtgcaaaggcgcggtcttggctcagtgcaacctctgcctcccag agatggggtttcaccacgttggccagcctggtctcgaactccggacctcag GTCGCCCCCGAGGTTCCATACTGGCCACCATCCCCGAGAGAGGAACCATCGGTGTTCCCCTGATCACCGGCATGGCCGCTTCTGAGGCCCTGGACCCCTTACCCTTCACCCCCAACAGGGACAGATGTTCCTGGCAGGACCTCTCCTCAAAGCCCCCTTCACTCTCCTGCCCCATCCTTCCCAGGCTCCCGTGCGCCATAATGTAA
- the U2AF1L4 gene encoding splicing factor U2AF 26 kDa subunit isoform X2, whose translation MAEYLASIFGTEKDKVNCSFYFKIGVCRHGDRCSRLHNKPTFSQTIVLLNLYRNPQNTAQTADGSHCHVSDVEVQEHYDSFFEEVFTELQEKYGEIEEMNVCDNLGDHLVGNVYVKFRREEDGERAVAELNNRWFNGQAVHGELSPVTDFRESCCRQYEMGECTRGGFCNFMHLRPISQNLQRQLYGRGPRHRLECKGAVLAQCNLCLPVEMGFHHVGQPGLELRTSGRPRGSILATIPERGTIGVPLITGMAASEALDPLPFTPNRDRCSWQDLSSKPPSLSCPILPRLPCAIM comes from the exons ATGGCTGAATATTTAGCTTCGATATTCGGGACTGAGAAGGACAA GGTTAACTGCTCTTTTTACTTTAAGATCGGGGTCTGCCGGCACGGGGACCGGTGCTCCCGGCTTCACAACAAGCCGACATTCAGCCAG ACCATAGTGCTGCTCAACCTGTATCGGAATCCACAGAACACAGCCCAAACTGCAGACGGATCACACT GTCATGTGAGCGACGTGGAGGTGCAGGAGCACTATGATAGCTTCTTCGAG GAGGTGTTCACAGAACTGCAGGAGAAGTATGGGGAGATTGAAGAGATGAATGTGTGCGACAACCTTGGGGACCACCTCGTGGGCAATGTCTATGTCAAG TTCCGGAGGGAGGAGGATGGAGAGCGGGCCGTGGCTGAACTCAATAACCGCTGGTTCAACGGGCAGGCTGTGCATGGTGAGCTGTCTCCTGTCACTGACTTCCGGGAGTCATGCTGTCGCCAGTATGAGATGGG GGAATGTACCCGAGGTGGCTTCTGCAACTTCATGCATCTGCGGCCCATTTCCCAGAACCTCCAGAGGCAGCTCTATGGGCGGGGACCCAGGCACAG gctggagtgcaaaggcgcggtcttggctcagtgcaacctctgcctcccag tagagatggggtttcaccacgttggccagcctggtctcgaactccggacctcag GTCGCCCCCGAGGTTCCATACTGGCCACCATCCCCGAGAGAGGAACCATCGGTGTTCCCCTGATCACCGGCATGGCCGCTTCTGAGGCCCTGGACCCCTTACCCTTCACCCCCAACAGGGACAGATGTTCCTGGCAGGACCTCTCCTCAAAGCCCCCTTCACTCTCCTGCCCCATCCTTCCCAGGCTCCCGTGCGCCATAATGTAA
- the U2AF1L4 gene encoding splicing factor U2AF 26 kDa subunit isoform X13 — MAEYLASIFGTEKDKVNCSFYFKIGVCRHGDRCSRLHNKPTFSQEVFTELQEKYGEIEEMNVCDNLGDHLVGNVYVKFRREEDGERAVAELNNRWFNGQAVHGELSPVTDFRESCCRQYEMGECTRGGFCNFMHLRPISQNLQRQLYGRGPRHRSPPRFHTGHHPRERNHRCSPDHRHGRF, encoded by the exons ATGGCTGAATATTTAGCTTCGATATTCGGGACTGAGAAGGACAA GGTTAACTGCTCTTTTTACTTTAAGATCGGGGTCTGCCGGCACGGGGACCGGTGCTCCCGGCTTCACAACAAGCCGACATTCAGCCAG GAGGTGTTCACAGAACTGCAGGAGAAGTATGGGGAGATTGAAGAGATGAATGTGTGCGACAACCTTGGGGACCACCTCGTGGGCAATGTCTATGTCAAG TTCCGGAGGGAGGAGGATGGAGAGCGGGCCGTGGCTGAACTCAATAACCGCTGGTTCAACGGGCAGGCTGTGCATGGTGAGCTGTCTCCTGTCACTGACTTCCGGGAGTCATGCTGTCGCCAGTATGAGATGGG GGAATGTACCCGAGGTGGCTTCTGCAACTTCATGCATCTGCGGCCCATTTCCCAGAACCTCCAGAGGCAGCTCTATGGGCGGGGACCCAGGCACAG GTCGCCCCCGAGGTTCCATACTGGCCACCATCCCCGAGAGAGGAACCATCGGTGTTCCCCTGATCACCGGCATGGCCGCTTCTGA
- the U2AF1L4 gene encoding splicing factor U2AF 26 kDa subunit isoform X8: protein MAEYLASIFGTEKDKVNCSFYFKIGVCRHGDRCSRLHNKPTFSQTIVLLNLYRNPQNTAQTADGSHCHVSDVEVQEHYDSFFEEVFTELQEKYGEIEEMNVCDNLGDHLVGNVYVKFRREEDGERAVAELNNRWFNGQAVHGELSPVTDFRESCCRQYEMGECTRGGFCNFMHLRPISQNLQRQLYGRGPRHRSPPRFHTGHHPRERNHRCSPDHRHGRF, encoded by the exons ATGGCTGAATATTTAGCTTCGATATTCGGGACTGAGAAGGACAA GGTTAACTGCTCTTTTTACTTTAAGATCGGGGTCTGCCGGCACGGGGACCGGTGCTCCCGGCTTCACAACAAGCCGACATTCAGCCAG ACCATAGTGCTGCTCAACCTGTATCGGAATCCACAGAACACAGCCCAAACTGCAGACGGATCACACT GTCATGTGAGCGACGTGGAGGTGCAGGAGCACTATGATAGCTTCTTCGAG GAGGTGTTCACAGAACTGCAGGAGAAGTATGGGGAGATTGAAGAGATGAATGTGTGCGACAACCTTGGGGACCACCTCGTGGGCAATGTCTATGTCAAG TTCCGGAGGGAGGAGGATGGAGAGCGGGCCGTGGCTGAACTCAATAACCGCTGGTTCAACGGGCAGGCTGTGCATGGTGAGCTGTCTCCTGTCACTGACTTCCGGGAGTCATGCTGTCGCCAGTATGAGATGGG GGAATGTACCCGAGGTGGCTTCTGCAACTTCATGCATCTGCGGCCCATTTCCCAGAACCTCCAGAGGCAGCTCTATGGGCGGGGACCCAGGCACAG GTCGCCCCCGAGGTTCCATACTGGCCACCATCCCCGAGAGAGGAACCATCGGTGTTCCCCTGATCACCGGCATGGCCGCTTCTGA
- the U2AF1L4 gene encoding splicing factor U2AF 26 kDa subunit isoform X11 — protein MAEYLASIFGTEKDKVNCSFYFKIGVCRHGDRCSRLHNKPTFSQEVFTELQEKYGEIEEMNVCDNLGDHLVGNVYVKFRREEDGERAVAELNNRWFNGQAVHGNVPEVASATSCICGPFPRTSRGSSMGGDPGTGWSAKARSWLSATSASQRWGFTTLASLVSNSGPQVAPEVPYWPPSPREEPSVFP, from the exons ATGGCTGAATATTTAGCTTCGATATTCGGGACTGAGAAGGACAA GGTTAACTGCTCTTTTTACTTTAAGATCGGGGTCTGCCGGCACGGGGACCGGTGCTCCCGGCTTCACAACAAGCCGACATTCAGCCAG GAGGTGTTCACAGAACTGCAGGAGAAGTATGGGGAGATTGAAGAGATGAATGTGTGCGACAACCTTGGGGACCACCTCGTGGGCAATGTCTATGTCAAG TTCCGGAGGGAGGAGGATGGAGAGCGGGCCGTGGCTGAACTCAATAACCGCTGGTTCAACGGGCAGGCTGTGCATG GGAATGTACCCGAGGTGGCTTCTGCAACTTCATGCATCTGCGGCCCATTTCCCAGAACCTCCAGAGGCAGCTCTATGGGCGGGGACCCAGGCACAG gctggagtgcaaaggcgcggtcttggctcagtgcaacctctgcctcccag agatggggtttcaccacgttggccagcctggtctcgaactccggacctcag GTCGCCCCCGAGGTTCCATACTGGCCACCATCCCCGAGAGAGGAACCATCGGTGTTCCCCTGA
- the U2AF1L4 gene encoding splicing factor U2AF 26 kDa subunit isoform X7, with protein sequence MAEYLASIFGTEKDKVNCSFYFKIGVCRHGDRCSRLHNKPTFSQTIVLLNLYRNPQNTAQTADGSHCHVSDVEVQEHYDSFFEEVFTELQEKYGEIEEMNVCDNLGDHLVGNVYVKFRREEDGERAVAELNNRWFNGQAVHGNVPEVASATSCICGPFPRTSRGSSMGGDPGTGWSAKARSWLSATSASQRWGFTTLASLVSNSGPQVAPEVPYWPPSPREEPSVFP encoded by the exons ATGGCTGAATATTTAGCTTCGATATTCGGGACTGAGAAGGACAA GGTTAACTGCTCTTTTTACTTTAAGATCGGGGTCTGCCGGCACGGGGACCGGTGCTCCCGGCTTCACAACAAGCCGACATTCAGCCAG ACCATAGTGCTGCTCAACCTGTATCGGAATCCACAGAACACAGCCCAAACTGCAGACGGATCACACT GTCATGTGAGCGACGTGGAGGTGCAGGAGCACTATGATAGCTTCTTCGAG GAGGTGTTCACAGAACTGCAGGAGAAGTATGGGGAGATTGAAGAGATGAATGTGTGCGACAACCTTGGGGACCACCTCGTGGGCAATGTCTATGTCAAG TTCCGGAGGGAGGAGGATGGAGAGCGGGCCGTGGCTGAACTCAATAACCGCTGGTTCAACGGGCAGGCTGTGCATG GGAATGTACCCGAGGTGGCTTCTGCAACTTCATGCATCTGCGGCCCATTTCCCAGAACCTCCAGAGGCAGCTCTATGGGCGGGGACCCAGGCACAG gctggagtgcaaaggcgcggtcttggctcagtgcaacctctgcctcccag agatggggtttcaccacgttggccagcctggtctcgaactccggacctcag GTCGCCCCCGAGGTTCCATACTGGCCACCATCCCCGAGAGAGGAACCATCGGTGTTCCCCTGA
- the U2AF1L4 gene encoding splicing factor U2AF 26 kDa subunit isoform X12, whose amino-acid sequence MCATTLGTTSWAMSMSSSGGRRMESGPWLNSITAGSTGRLCMGMYPRWLLQLHASAAHFPEPPEAALWAGTQAQVPQDQPAMSPHVLRPLYPQMSLTLSPSNNVPKNLFFFFFFFEMEPHSVAQAGVHWHHLGSWQLPPPGFKQFSASASQIAGITGTCHHARLIFVFLVEMGFHYLGQAGLNS is encoded by the exons ATGTGTGCGACAACCTTGGGGACCACCTCGTGGGCAATGTCTATGTCAAG TTCCGGAGGGAGGAGGATGGAGAGCGGGCCGTGGCTGAACTCAATAACCGCTGGTTCAACGGGCAGGCTGTGCATG GGAATGTACCCGAGGTGGCTTCTGCAACTTCATGCATCTGCGGCCCATTTCCCAGAACCTCCAGAGGCAGCTCTATGGGCGGGGACCCAGGCACAGGTACCTCAGGACCAGCCTGCTATGTCTCCTCATGTCCTAAGGCCCCTATATCCTCAGATGAGCCTAACCCTAAGCCCCAGTAACAACGTTcccaagaatctttttttttttttttttttttttgagatggagcctcactctgttgctcaggctggagtgcattggcaccatcttggttcatggcaacttccgcctcccgggttcaagcagttctctgcctcagcctcccaaatagctgggattacaggcacctgccaccatgcccggctaatttttgtgtttttagtagagatggggtttcactatcttggccaggctggtctgaactcctaa
- the U2AF1L4 gene encoding splicing factor U2AF 26 kDa subunit isoform X15, whose translation MESGPWLNSITAGSTGRLCMGMYPRWLLQLHASAAHFPEPPEAALWAGTQAQVPQDQPAMSPHVLRPLYPQMSLTLSPSNNVPKNLFFFFFFFEMEPHSVAQAGVHWHHLGSWQLPPPGFKQFSASASQIAGITGTCHHARLIFVFLVEMGFHYLGQAGLNS comes from the exons ATGGAGAGCGGGCCGTGGCTGAACTCAATAACCGCTGGTTCAACGGGCAGGCTGTGCATG GGAATGTACCCGAGGTGGCTTCTGCAACTTCATGCATCTGCGGCCCATTTCCCAGAACCTCCAGAGGCAGCTCTATGGGCGGGGACCCAGGCACAGGTACCTCAGGACCAGCCTGCTATGTCTCCTCATGTCCTAAGGCCCCTATATCCTCAGATGAGCCTAACCCTAAGCCCCAGTAACAACGTTcccaagaatctttttttttttttttttttttttgagatggagcctcactctgttgctcaggctggagtgcattggcaccatcttggttcatggcaacttccgcctcccgggttcaagcagttctctgcctcagcctcccaaatagctgggattacaggcacctgccaccatgcccggctaatttttgtgtttttagtagagatggggtttcactatcttggccaggctggtctgaactcctaa